From Candidatus Eremiobacteraceae bacterium, the proteins below share one genomic window:
- a CDS encoding IclR family transcriptional regulator codes for MRKSNQDETGETVRRERTGVQSVERTLDILEALVEFGSEVGLVEISHVVTLPLATVHRLLGTLISRGYVKQNQQNRKYALGFRALQMGNDMRQRFSLRLEARPFLQKLMQRSGESANLAVLDDGEVVYIDQAQSARILRMFTQIGNRLPAHSTGSGKALLAFLPREVVEGILRRYGMAARTPKTVTDPDSLFRDLDRVRDLGYARDDEEHEEGVRCIAVPVRDASGQVVASLSVSGPAARLSDDRVDDVIPELLDSGHKLSSRLGFAPEPAHAR; via the coding sequence ATGCGCAAGTCGAATCAAGACGAGACGGGCGAAACCGTGCGGCGCGAGCGGACCGGCGTCCAATCGGTCGAACGAACGCTCGATATCCTCGAGGCGCTTGTTGAATTTGGCTCCGAAGTCGGATTGGTCGAGATAAGCCACGTCGTCACGTTGCCGTTGGCCACCGTGCATCGGCTGCTCGGCACGCTCATCAGTCGAGGGTACGTCAAGCAGAATCAGCAAAATCGCAAGTATGCGCTTGGCTTTCGCGCGCTTCAGATGGGCAACGACATGCGTCAGCGTTTCAGCCTGCGGCTGGAAGCGCGGCCGTTTCTCCAGAAGCTCATGCAGCGGAGCGGCGAGAGCGCGAATCTCGCCGTGCTCGACGACGGCGAGGTCGTCTACATCGACCAGGCCCAGTCTGCGCGCATCCTGCGCATGTTCACGCAGATAGGCAACCGGCTTCCGGCGCATTCTACCGGCAGCGGCAAAGCGTTGCTCGCCTTCTTGCCGCGCGAGGTGGTGGAAGGCATTTTGCGCCGCTACGGCATGGCTGCGCGCACGCCGAAAACGGTCACCGATCCGGATTCGCTGTTCCGCGATCTCGACCGCGTGCGGGACCTCGGCTACGCCCGCGACGACGAAGAGCACGAAGAGGGCGTGCGCTGCATCGCCGTGCCCGTGCGCGACGCGTCGGGCCAAGTCGTGGCCAGCCTGAGCGTTTCGGGTCCGGCCGCCCGGCTCAGCGACGACCGCGTCGACGACGTCATACCCGAATTGCTGGACAGTGGCCACAAACTCTCGAGCCGTCTCGGGTTCGCACCAGAACC